One genomic region from Candidatus Neomarinimicrobiota bacterium encodes:
- a CDS encoding SusD/RagB family nutrient-binding outer membrane lipoprotein gives MKKVFMFSLIAISVVLTSCEIPGDLNDNPNEITLADVDSRLFLNGAQLANTLAQCGHLNRISGMYCGQLTGFTSLYSNIYGYSLSTVESNGSWRRVYTGVVTNVRHVVETAPDDKLLVGIAKVVEAHAVGTMAILMGDVPYSEIGGEVDDPKFDSQVSVLNALSSLLDDGISALQSASSREEVYDIYFNGDKDDWIAAAYTLKARYALIQKDYSTALSAANSGISSSAGDMLHIPRGDASSLEGDKNLFNIILAGSRTGDIGTGDSYLMQLLNDTTDVYRGNDKTDETARFGYYKIDESSFSSNLGVIEQFEPQPMVTYFENQLIKAEAAARTSGFDDGLSNLNDYREWLTGGGRLNATFDDSSQYKYEAYVEADFESGGMENSDGVSKDDALLREIIEERYVSGFGTFMPFNDHRRLRGAGETDLIPPFQLNTAAATNHVERIPYAQDELTSNENAPEDPGLYAATEVNE, from the coding sequence ATGAAAAAAGTATTTATGTTTTCTCTGATTGCGATTTCGGTAGTTCTGACATCATGTGAGATCCCGGGGGATCTCAATGATAATCCGAATGAGATCACGCTTGCAGATGTTGACTCGAGACTGTTTCTCAACGGTGCACAGCTTGCTAATACGTTGGCGCAATGTGGTCATTTGAACCGCATCAGCGGAATGTATTGTGGCCAGCTAACCGGTTTTACATCTCTCTACTCCAATATCTACGGTTATTCACTTTCAACTGTGGAATCCAACGGTTCTTGGCGGCGGGTGTATACCGGCGTTGTCACTAATGTACGCCACGTCGTGGAGACCGCACCAGATGACAAACTGCTGGTGGGGATTGCCAAAGTTGTGGAAGCTCATGCCGTGGGTACTATGGCGATTCTCATGGGTGACGTCCCTTATTCAGAGATTGGAGGTGAGGTAGATGACCCCAAGTTCGATTCACAGGTCTCAGTCTTGAATGCCCTGTCATCACTTCTGGATGATGGTATTTCTGCTCTGCAATCAGCCTCCAGCCGAGAAGAGGTCTACGATATATATTTCAATGGTGATAAAGATGACTGGATCGCTGCGGCATATACACTGAAGGCACGCTATGCTTTGATCCAGAAGGACTACAGTACGGCTCTTTCCGCGGCAAATTCTGGTATTTCGTCCTCCGCAGGCGATATGTTGCACATCCCGCGAGGGGATGCATCCTCCTTAGAGGGCGATAAGAATCTGTTCAACATAATCCTGGCAGGATCGCGTACAGGTGACATCGGTACAGGCGACAGCTATCTGATGCAATTGCTCAATGATACAACTGATGTCTACAGAGGCAACGATAAGACAGACGAAACCGCCCGCTTCGGTTATTACAAAATTGATGAAAGTTCATTTTCATCGAACTTGGGCGTCATTGAGCAGTTCGAACCGCAACCCATGGTCACCTACTTTGAGAATCAGTTGATCAAGGCTGAAGCGGCAGCCAGAACATCGGGATTTGATGACGGGCTATCGAACTTAAATGATTACCGCGAGTGGCTGACCGGCGGCGGACGTCTGAATGCAACCTTCGATGATTCTTCTCAATACAAGTATGAAGCCTACGTTGAAGCTGACTTCGAAAGTGGCGGTATGGAAAACAGTGATGGTGTTTCCAAAGACGACGCCTTGCTCCGTGAAATCATTGAGGAGCGATATGTGTCCGGCTTCGGAACATTCATGCCTTTTAATGATCACAGACGTCTGCGCGGTGCCGGAGAGACAGACCTGATTCCGCCCTTCCAATTGAACACCGCCGCGGCTACTAATCATGTAGAGCGTATACCTTATGCTCAGGATGAACTGACCTCCAACGAAAATGCGCCTGAAGATCCTGGCCTGTATGCGGCAACGGAGGTGAATGAGTAA
- a CDS encoding SusC/RagA family TonB-linked outer membrane protein, with amino-acid sequence MRKSFSTLSILLMIVFVAAGTAQTGITVQGKVTDDAGTPLTGANVLIINTAYGAATDVNGDYSLTVPTTESGNQVSLRAEYIGYSAASVTVILSPPIVTQNFELSVDVLQMKSVSVTALGFQANRDQQGSTSVPVAAGDMARSGESLIANSLAAKASNVVASAVSGDPGAGTSIRIRGHNTISGASQPLIIVDGVPTNNSQIYAGHDRFGGTSQQSRVNDLNINDIESVEVLKGASAAALWGSRAANGVIVVKTKEGAPGKMRMSYKRTKSFDEIHERIPMQTVWGQGRNGSAGTQAESWGDYIPDRSGGADEVDTSGDHFVSEDGTFTQYKITGKNSKEIYVDSNWDQIFQTGTYDLDDFQISGGDATKTYLFSYGRMRQDGIVRNAFYDRDNVRLNTKFWLSDWITMNSKIGYTYSNSNRLQRGSNVAGLLLGLLRNAPDFDLTHYKGTFVDVDSDGNKTEYSDRHRAYRRNLGGPSTNPIYNNPLWTINEQMNLTTVNRLIISNEMNITPSDRTDIVLRAGVDTFTDNREGFFPPGSSGSARNSGLFNIDRITNRETSYGVIARQNVPLGSSASMLATIGYSMNDRAYSRGSSSITGFLVNTDKHTTNVNTAAEASSVSNSRLFIRSTRTYGILSIDALDQIYLNLSGALEDHSTIKESYFYPAADLAYQFTDMVSGALPISFGKLRVAYGQVGVRPSAHRFETLAESGFTYSTYSDPLEVGLWGGGYRVDDDRGNPDLKPEVKTETEIGMDLRFFDDKFALSFTSYQNEINDMLINVSLSPSSGYDTQYKNAARMENKGFELDGSWNMINQTNMGLDLIFNWATNKNEVLDLAGTEVIYLGSGSVNSVARVGFPIGALYGTGSLTEDGTVDGKLVLDDNGFPQITPLPIVLGDPNPDWRGTVGLNAHWKNFRLNILFEHSQGGRYSPRTQWVLRRFGTTMETAERTTLTQDLINVDGDTILAGTSVRGSVHDFGGGDVLLDEAWYRHGIGGGFGDNQAYNFSIKDATFSRIKELTLSYTLASPAFREKTRLSSVTFSATARNLWAWYKELVGVDPAVNVGGIQTGFGLDYFANPSTKSYLFSIEANF; translated from the coding sequence ATGAGAAAATCATTTTCCACGCTGAGTATACTTCTAATGATTGTTTTCGTCGCCGCAGGCACGGCACAGACTGGTATCACCGTGCAGGGAAAGGTTACCGATGACGCCGGAACGCCGCTGACAGGCGCCAATGTATTGATAATAAACACGGCGTATGGAGCAGCGACGGACGTAAACGGTGACTATTCCCTTACAGTCCCGACCACAGAATCGGGCAATCAGGTGTCCCTGAGGGCAGAATATATCGGTTACAGCGCGGCATCAGTAACTGTCATACTTTCACCACCCATTGTTACGCAGAACTTTGAATTATCTGTAGACGTTTTGCAGATGAAGTCTGTAAGTGTGACGGCCCTCGGTTTCCAGGCTAACCGTGATCAGCAGGGATCAACCAGTGTTCCGGTAGCTGCAGGTGATATGGCACGCTCAGGCGAATCGTTGATTGCAAATTCTCTGGCGGCTAAGGCTTCTAATGTGGTTGCCAGTGCTGTTAGCGGTGATCCCGGCGCCGGTACATCGATAAGGATTCGGGGTCATAACACGATTTCTGGTGCCAGCCAGCCGCTCATTATTGTGGATGGCGTGCCTACTAATAACTCACAGATTTATGCTGGACATGACAGGTTTGGCGGTACGTCACAGCAATCCCGCGTAAACGACCTCAATATCAACGACATTGAATCTGTTGAAGTCTTGAAGGGTGCCTCAGCCGCAGCCCTCTGGGGCTCAAGAGCTGCCAATGGCGTAATTGTAGTCAAAACGAAAGAAGGTGCTCCCGGCAAGATGAGAATGAGTTATAAGCGCACCAAATCTTTCGATGAAATCCATGAGCGGATTCCCATGCAGACCGTCTGGGGACAGGGGCGAAATGGCTCGGCAGGGACTCAAGCAGAATCGTGGGGTGATTATATCCCCGACCGTTCCGGTGGAGCTGATGAAGTGGATACAAGCGGCGACCACTTTGTTTCTGAGGACGGTACCTTCACCCAGTACAAGATTACAGGGAAAAACTCCAAAGAGATTTATGTAGACTCAAACTGGGATCAGATATTCCAGACAGGAACATATGACTTGGATGATTTCCAGATTTCTGGCGGTGATGCCACAAAAACATATCTATTCAGTTATGGTAGGATGCGACAGGATGGAATTGTCCGCAATGCGTTTTACGATCGTGACAATGTCAGACTGAATACAAAATTCTGGCTCTCCGACTGGATAACCATGAACTCCAAGATTGGGTATACTTACTCTAACTCCAATCGTCTTCAGCGAGGGTCCAATGTTGCGGGTCTTTTATTGGGTCTGCTCAGAAATGCACCAGACTTTGACCTCACTCACTACAAGGGGACATTTGTAGATGTGGATTCAGATGGGAATAAGACTGAGTACTCAGATCGCCACCGTGCCTATCGCCGTAATCTTGGTGGTCCCAGTACAAACCCAATATACAATAATCCCCTGTGGACTATTAATGAACAAATGAACCTGACTACTGTGAACCGTCTGATCATTTCGAATGAGATGAATATTACGCCATCTGACAGGACTGACATTGTCCTGCGGGCCGGTGTTGACACTTTCACCGATAACCGTGAAGGGTTCTTTCCACCTGGTTCCTCTGGATCAGCAAGGAATTCTGGTCTATTCAATATTGATCGTATTACCAATCGTGAGACCAGTTATGGCGTAATTGCGCGTCAAAATGTGCCGCTTGGTTCCTCAGCTTCCATGCTGGCAACTATTGGTTACAGTATGAATGATCGTGCTTACAGTAGGGGCTCTTCCAGCATTACGGGATTCCTGGTGAATACCGATAAGCACACGACCAATGTGAATACAGCGGCAGAGGCATCTTCCGTTTCCAACAGCCGGCTGTTCATTCGTTCGACACGAACATATGGTATACTTTCAATCGATGCCCTGGATCAAATCTACTTGAATCTGTCCGGTGCACTTGAGGATCATTCAACGATCAAGGAATCTTATTTTTATCCTGCAGCCGACTTGGCGTATCAGTTTACCGATATGGTCAGCGGAGCGCTCCCCATCAGCTTCGGCAAGTTGCGAGTTGCCTATGGACAGGTGGGTGTAAGGCCGTCTGCTCATCGCTTTGAAACGCTTGCGGAGAGCGGATTCACCTACAGTACGTACAGCGATCCTCTTGAAGTGGGTCTCTGGGGTGGCGGCTATCGAGTAGATGATGACAGAGGAAACCCCGATTTGAAACCTGAGGTGAAGACAGAAACAGAGATTGGAATGGACCTTCGTTTTTTTGATGACAAGTTCGCCCTCAGTTTCACCAGCTATCAGAATGAAATCAATGACATGCTCATCAATGTTTCTCTTTCTCCCTCATCAGGTTATGACACCCAGTACAAAAATGCAGCCAGGATGGAAAACAAAGGGTTTGAGTTGGACGGATCATGGAACATGATCAATCAGACCAATATGGGTCTTGATCTCATCTTCAACTGGGCCACCAACAAGAATGAAGTCTTAGACCTAGCTGGGACCGAAGTTATTTACTTAGGCTCTGGCTCTGTTAACTCCGTTGCCAGAGTGGGATTCCCCATTGGTGCACTCTATGGAACCGGATCGCTGACTGAGGATGGAACCGTGGATGGGAAACTAGTACTGGACGATAACGGTTTTCCCCAAATAACGCCCCTGCCGATTGTTCTCGGTGATCCAAACCCCGACTGGCGTGGTACCGTTGGTTTAAATGCCCACTGGAAGAACTTCAGATTGAATATCCTTTTTGAGCATTCACAGGGTGGCAGGTATTCGCCCCGGACGCAGTGGGTGTTACGCCGTTTTGGTACCACCATGGAAACAGCTGAACGGACAACACTTACCCAAGACCTTATAAATGTGGACGGCGATACGATTTTGGCCGGCACCTCTGTTCGAGGGAGTGTCCACGATTTCGGCGGCGGTGATGTTCTCTTGGATGAAGCGTGGTATCGTCACGGCATCGGCGGTGGCTTTGGAGATAACCAGGCTTACAACTTTTCCATAAAGGACGCCACATTCTCCCGCATCAAAGAACTGACACTTTCTTACACGCTTGCTTCACCTGCATTCAGGGAGAAGACAAGGCTCAGTTCAGTCACGTTCTCAGCCACAGCTCGTAATCTCTGGGCATGGTACAAAGAGCTGGTTGGCGTGGATCCCGCGGTCAACGTCGGGGGAATTCAAACCGGGTTTGGCTTAGATTACTTTGCTAATCCGAGTACAAAGTCCTACCTGTTCTCAATCGAAGCAAACTTCTAG